A genomic segment from Epinephelus fuscoguttatus linkage group LG17, E.fuscoguttatus.final_Chr_v1 encodes:
- the LOC125904853 gene encoding zinc finger protein Xfin-like isoform X2, with protein sequence MWKVQMLRPLVKQRLTAAAEEIFGLFERTIAEYEEQLCRSKEENERQRKLLDAVYNPQLRLHRAEVQQQLLVVKEEVPPEQQEWSSSVDQEDPEPPHIKEEEEELWSSQEGEQLQGLEEADITKFTFTPVPVKSEDDEETPQSEGHHCGGPGPGPVADDKTRDCSEAETDNSDDWTETKEPSGLKKPFTCSRCGKKISTKAHLREHIRTHTGEKPFSCTECGKRFGTTIDLKGHMRTHAGEKPFSCSVCKKSFAQGGGLQLHMKIHTGEKPFSCSVCGKRFIQKVQLTQHMTIHSGEKPFGCDVCHRRFATRQLVTQHRCVGSQSSQRTPTEYVNTEADGENCGGQGPVRNSDPDPHSQDKIGDSSEAETDDSDDWTETREPQSGFTYQRYKKVFDNKTGNNLGNFYKHAQNHVKTEDVFETETGSNNTEEKPFSYTENSDSHLMCDTGVKPFHCSVCSVGFSDSEALVQHMRVHTRQTQFRCQICGQEFAWRRYLTKHMEVHKIYSCRVCDKKFTWYYQLKDHQCVGHQSDTDREDCGGPGPARNSDPGPDLQPGTDDSVDSDFWKETRERPSGSDSFKKCERCKTDVKPFSCSECMKTFGSSGELKIHMRTHTGEKPFTCLVCQKSFTQRGSLRRHVMVHIREKPFNSSLHDTRPRGRSSSAHHVRIHTRSSTQLRNHQHVGLQSAKLHQSQQIKTEAGGKSEPVNAGGEVRPVLRDSSEAETDDSDNWTETKGQSGVKKPFSCSKCGKRFGLKGNLNRHMRTHTGEKRFNCSVCTKSFAQGGTLQRHMTVHTGEKRYNCSVCNERFAWRQQADRHKCPGRYGGEDSGGPEPAGNSDPDPDLQPDSLRCGPDEKPFSCSECNKRFARKAHLQEHMRTHTREKPFRCSICTKSFTQSGSLRLHMRSHTGEKPFSCSVCGKRFHRKENLVQHDRTHTGEKPFSCSVCKKSFTQRGNLLTHMRTHTRGDGFSCSVCGQMFARLFQLRNHQCDGRHLSQLRETASD encoded by the coding sequence aggtccagcagcagctgttggtggttaaagaagaggttccccctgagcagcaggagtggagctccagtgtggaccaggaggacccagagcccccacacattaaagaggaagaggaggaactgtggagcagtcaggagggagagcagcttcaagggctggaggaggctgatatcaccaagttcacattcactcctgtccctgtgaagagtgaagatgatgaagagacaCCTCAGTCTGAGGGACACCACTGTggaggaccaggaccaggaccagtGGCTGACGACAAGACCAGAGACTGTTCCGAAGCTGAGACTGACAACAGTGATGATTGGACAGAGACCAAGGAACCGTCAGGTTTAAAGAAACCATTTACCTGCTCCAGGTGCGGGAAAAAAATTAGCACTAAGGCTCATCTGAGGGAACACATTAGgactcatacaggagagaaaccgttcAGCTGCACTGaatgtgggaaaagatttggcaCAACAATAGATCTGAAGGGACACATGAGGACGCACGCCGGAGAGAAACCGTTCAGCTGCTCTGTCTGTAAGAAGTCTTTCGCACAGGGCGGAGGTTTACAGCTGCACATGAAAATccacactggagagaaaccattcagcTGTTCagtgtgtgggaaaagatttatCCAGAAGGTGCAGCTGACGCAACACATGACCATCCACAGTGGAGAGAAACCATTCGGCTGCGACGTTTGTCACAGAAGATTTGCCACTCGTCAGCTGGTGACACAACACAGATGTGTTGGCAGTCAGTCCTCGCAACGAACTCCAACTGAATACGTAAATACAGAAGCTGATGGAGAGAACTGTGGAGGACAAGGTCCAGTCAGGAATTCAGATCCAGATCCACATTCACAAGACAAGATCGGAGACTCTTCTGAAGCTGAGACTGACGACAGTGACGATTGGACGGAAACCAGAGAACCTCAGTCAGGGTTCACATATCAGAGATATAAAAAAGTCTTTGATAACAAGACTGGAAATAACCTTGGTAATTTTTATAAACATGCTCAGAACCACGTGAAAACTGAGGATGTCTTTGAGACTGAAACAGGAAGTAATAATACAGAGGAGAAACCTTTCAGTTACACTGAAAACTCAGATTCTCACCTGATGTGCGACACAGGAGTGAAACCGTTCCATTGCTCAGTGTGTAGCGTCGGTTTCAGCGACAGTGAGGCGTTAGTCCAGCACATGCGGGTCCACACTAGACAGACTCAGTTCAGATGCCAAATCTGTGGTCAAGAATTCGCTTGGAGGCGTTACCTGACTAAACACATGGAGGTCCACAAAATCTACAGCTGCAGAGTCTGCGACAAAAAGTTCACCTGGTACTATCAGCTGAAAGACCACCAGTGTGTCGGCCACCAGTCTGACACTGACAGAGAGGACTGTGGCGGACCAGGACCAGCCAGGAACTCAGATCCAGGTCCAGATTTACAACCAGGCACCGATGATAGTGTTGATAGTGACTTTTGGAAGGAGACCAGAGAACGTCCCTCTGGTTCAGACTCCTTTAAAAAATGCGAGAGATGTAAAACTGACGTGAAACCGTTCAGCTGCTCCGAGTGCATGAAAACGTTTGGCTCCAGTGGAGAACTTAAGATCCACATGAGGACTCACACCGGAGAGAAACCGTTCACCTGCTTGGTTTGTCAGAAATCTTTTACGCAGAGAGGAAGTTTGCGGAGACACGTGATGGTTCACATCAGGGAGAAACCGTTTAATAGCTCACTGCATGACACAAGACCCCGCGGCAGGTCCAGCTCAGCCCATCATGTGAGAATCCACACAAGGTCATCAACGCAGCTCAGGAACCATCAGCATGTCGGTCTTCAGTCTGCAAAGCTTCATCAGAGtcaacagataaaaacagaagcTGGTGGAAAATCAGAACCAGTGAATGCAGGAGGAGAAGTACGACCAGTGCTCAGAGACTCTTCTGAAGCtgagactgatgacagtgaTAATTGGACGGAGACCAAGGGTCAGTCAGGTGTAAAGAAACCGTTCAGCTGCTCCAAGTGCGGGAAAAGATTTGGCCTCAAAGGTAACCTGAACCGACACATGCGgactcacacaggagagaaacgtTTTAACTGCTCAGTGTGTACGAAATCTTTCGCTCAGGGTGGAACGTTACAGAGACACATGACGGTTCACACCGGAGAGAAACGATACAACTGCAGCGTCTGTAATGAAAGATTTGCCTGGCGTCAACAAGCCGACAGACATAAATGTCCCGGCCGTTATGGCGGAGAGGACAGTGGAGGACCAGAACCAGCTGGGAACTCTGATCCAGATCCAGATTTACAACCAGACTCTTTGAGATGTGGTCCTGATGAGAAACCATTCAGCTGCTCCGAGTGCAACAAAAGATTTGCCCGAAAGGCCCATCTTCAGGAACACATGAGAACCCACACGAGAGAGAAACCGTTCAGGTGCTCCATATGTACGAAGTCTTTCACCCAGAGCGGGAGTCTACGGCTTCACATGAGGAGccacactggagagaaaccattcagcTGCTCAGTATGTGGGAAAAGATTCCATCGCAAGGAGAACTTAGTCCAGCACGACAGAACACACACCGGAGAGAAACCGTTCAGCTGCTCCGTCTGCAAGAAGTCTTTCACTCAGAGAGGAAACTTACTGACACACATGAGGACGCATACGAGAGGGGACGGATTTAGCTGCAGCGTCTGCGGACAAATGTTCGCTCGGCTGTTTCAGCTCAGGAACCATCAGTGTGACGGACGTCATCTGTCGCAGCTTCGTGAAACTGCATCAGACTGA
- the LOC125904853 gene encoding zinc finger protein Xfin-like isoform X3 — MDPHRKLLPDVTDEALNPRRRRRREVQQQLLVVKEEVPPEQQEWSSSVDQEDPEPPHIKEEEEELWSSQEGEQLQGLEEADITKFTFTPVPVKSEDDEETPQSEGHHCGGPGPGPVADDKTRDCSEAETDNSDDWTETKEPSGLKKPFTCSRCGKKISTKAHLREHIRTHTGEKPFSCTECGKRFGTTIDLKGHMRTHAGEKPFSCSVCKKSFAQGGGLQLHMKIHTGEKPFSCSVCGKRFIQKVQLTQHMTIHSGEKPFGCDVCHRRFATRQLVTQHRCVGSQSSQRTPTEYVNTEADGENCGGQGPVRNSDPDPHSQDKIGDSSEAETDDSDDWTETREPQSGFTYQRYKKVFDNKTGNNLGNFYKHAQNHVKTEDVFETETGSNNTEEKPFSYTENSDSHLMCDTGVKPFHCSVCSVGFSDSEALVQHMRVHTRQTQFRCQICGQEFAWRRYLTKHMEVHKIYSCRVCDKKFTWYYQLKDHQCVGHQSDTDREDCGGPGPARNSDPGPDLQPGTDDSVDSDFWKETRERPSGSDSFKKCERCKTDVKPFSCSECMKTFGSSGELKIHMRTHTGEKPFTCLVCQKSFTQRGSLRRHVMVHIREKPFNSSLHDTRPRGRSSSAHHVRIHTRSSTQLRNHQHVGLQSAKLHQSQQIKTEAGGKSEPVNAGGEVRPVLRDSSEAETDDSDNWTETKGQSGVKKPFSCSKCGKRFGLKGNLNRHMRTHTGEKRFNCSVCTKSFAQGGTLQRHMTVHTGEKRYNCSVCNERFAWRQQADRHKCPGRYGGEDSGGPEPAGNSDPDPDLQPDSLRCGPDEKPFSCSECNKRFARKAHLQEHMRTHTREKPFRCSICTKSFTQSGSLRLHMRSHTGEKPFSCSVCGKRFHRKENLVQHDRTHTGEKPFSCSVCKKSFTQRGNLLTHMRTHTRGDGFSCSVCGQMFARLFQLRNHQCDGRHLSQLRETASD, encoded by the exons ATGGACCCACACCGGAAGCTGCTGCCTGACGTCACGGACGAGGCTTTAAACccgagaagaagaagaagaagag aggtccagcagcagctgttggtggttaaagaagaggttccccctgagcagcaggagtggagctccagtgtggaccaggaggacccagagcccccacacattaaagaggaagaggaggaactgtggagcagtcaggagggagagcagcttcaagggctggaggaggctgatatcaccaagttcacattcactcctgtccctgtgaagagtgaagatgatgaagagacaCCTCAGTCTGAGGGACACCACTGTggaggaccaggaccaggaccagtGGCTGACGACAAGACCAGAGACTGTTCCGAAGCTGAGACTGACAACAGTGATGATTGGACAGAGACCAAGGAACCGTCAGGTTTAAAGAAACCATTTACCTGCTCCAGGTGCGGGAAAAAAATTAGCACTAAGGCTCATCTGAGGGAACACATTAGgactcatacaggagagaaaccgttcAGCTGCACTGaatgtgggaaaagatttggcaCAACAATAGATCTGAAGGGACACATGAGGACGCACGCCGGAGAGAAACCGTTCAGCTGCTCTGTCTGTAAGAAGTCTTTCGCACAGGGCGGAGGTTTACAGCTGCACATGAAAATccacactggagagaaaccattcagcTGTTCagtgtgtgggaaaagatttatCCAGAAGGTGCAGCTGACGCAACACATGACCATCCACAGTGGAGAGAAACCATTCGGCTGCGACGTTTGTCACAGAAGATTTGCCACTCGTCAGCTGGTGACACAACACAGATGTGTTGGCAGTCAGTCCTCGCAACGAACTCCAACTGAATACGTAAATACAGAAGCTGATGGAGAGAACTGTGGAGGACAAGGTCCAGTCAGGAATTCAGATCCAGATCCACATTCACAAGACAAGATCGGAGACTCTTCTGAAGCTGAGACTGACGACAGTGACGATTGGACGGAAACCAGAGAACCTCAGTCAGGGTTCACATATCAGAGATATAAAAAAGTCTTTGATAACAAGACTGGAAATAACCTTGGTAATTTTTATAAACATGCTCAGAACCACGTGAAAACTGAGGATGTCTTTGAGACTGAAACAGGAAGTAATAATACAGAGGAGAAACCTTTCAGTTACACTGAAAACTCAGATTCTCACCTGATGTGCGACACAGGAGTGAAACCGTTCCATTGCTCAGTGTGTAGCGTCGGTTTCAGCGACAGTGAGGCGTTAGTCCAGCACATGCGGGTCCACACTAGACAGACTCAGTTCAGATGCCAAATCTGTGGTCAAGAATTCGCTTGGAGGCGTTACCTGACTAAACACATGGAGGTCCACAAAATCTACAGCTGCAGAGTCTGCGACAAAAAGTTCACCTGGTACTATCAGCTGAAAGACCACCAGTGTGTCGGCCACCAGTCTGACACTGACAGAGAGGACTGTGGCGGACCAGGACCAGCCAGGAACTCAGATCCAGGTCCAGATTTACAACCAGGCACCGATGATAGTGTTGATAGTGACTTTTGGAAGGAGACCAGAGAACGTCCCTCTGGTTCAGACTCCTTTAAAAAATGCGAGAGATGTAAAACTGACGTGAAACCGTTCAGCTGCTCCGAGTGCATGAAAACGTTTGGCTCCAGTGGAGAACTTAAGATCCACATGAGGACTCACACCGGAGAGAAACCGTTCACCTGCTTGGTTTGTCAGAAATCTTTTACGCAGAGAGGAAGTTTGCGGAGACACGTGATGGTTCACATCAGGGAGAAACCGTTTAATAGCTCACTGCATGACACAAGACCCCGCGGCAGGTCCAGCTCAGCCCATCATGTGAGAATCCACACAAGGTCATCAACGCAGCTCAGGAACCATCAGCATGTCGGTCTTCAGTCTGCAAAGCTTCATCAGAGtcaacagataaaaacagaagcTGGTGGAAAATCAGAACCAGTGAATGCAGGAGGAGAAGTACGACCAGTGCTCAGAGACTCTTCTGAAGCtgagactgatgacagtgaTAATTGGACGGAGACCAAGGGTCAGTCAGGTGTAAAGAAACCGTTCAGCTGCTCCAAGTGCGGGAAAAGATTTGGCCTCAAAGGTAACCTGAACCGACACATGCGgactcacacaggagagaaacgtTTTAACTGCTCAGTGTGTACGAAATCTTTCGCTCAGGGTGGAACGTTACAGAGACACATGACGGTTCACACCGGAGAGAAACGATACAACTGCAGCGTCTGTAATGAAAGATTTGCCTGGCGTCAACAAGCCGACAGACATAAATGTCCCGGCCGTTATGGCGGAGAGGACAGTGGAGGACCAGAACCAGCTGGGAACTCTGATCCAGATCCAGATTTACAACCAGACTCTTTGAGATGTGGTCCTGATGAGAAACCATTCAGCTGCTCCGAGTGCAACAAAAGATTTGCCCGAAAGGCCCATCTTCAGGAACACATGAGAACCCACACGAGAGAGAAACCGTTCAGGTGCTCCATATGTACGAAGTCTTTCACCCAGAGCGGGAGTCTACGGCTTCACATGAGGAGccacactggagagaaaccattcagcTGCTCAGTATGTGGGAAAAGATTCCATCGCAAGGAGAACTTAGTCCAGCACGACAGAACACACACCGGAGAGAAACCGTTCAGCTGCTCCGTCTGCAAGAAGTCTTTCACTCAGAGAGGAAACTTACTGACACACATGAGGACGCATACGAGAGGGGACGGATTTAGCTGCAGCGTCTGCGGACAAATGTTCGCTCGGCTGTTTCAGCTCAGGAACCATCAGTGTGACGGACGTCATCTGTCGCAGCTTCGTGAAACTGCATCAGACTGA
- the LOC125904853 gene encoding zinc finger protein Xfin-like isoform X1, with amino-acid sequence MCKVQMLRALVKQRLTAAAEEIFGLFERTIAEYEEQLCRSKEENERQRKLLDAVYNPQLRLHRAEVQQQLLVVKEEVPPEQQEWSSSVDQEDPEPPHIKEEEEELWSSQEGEQLQGLEEADITKFTFTPVPVKSEDDEETPQSEGHHCGGPGPGPVADDKTRDCSEAETDNSDDWTETKEPSGLKKPFTCSRCGKKISTKAHLREHIRTHTGEKPFSCTECGKRFGTTIDLKGHMRTHAGEKPFSCSVCKKSFAQGGGLQLHMKIHTGEKPFSCSVCGKRFIQKVQLTQHMTIHSGEKPFGCDVCHRRFATRQLVTQHRCVGSQSSQRTPTEYVNTEADGENCGGQGPVRNSDPDPHSQDKIGDSSEAETDDSDDWTETREPQSGFTYQRYKKVFDNKTGNNLGNFYKHAQNHVKTEDVFETETGSNNTEEKPFSYTENSDSHLMCDTGVKPFHCSVCSVGFSDSEALVQHMRVHTRQTQFRCQICGQEFAWRRYLTKHMEVHKIYSCRVCDKKFTWYYQLKDHQCVGHQSDTDREDCGGPGPARNSDPGPDLQPGTDDSVDSDFWKETRERPSGSDSFKKCERCKTDVKPFSCSECMKTFGSSGELKIHMRTHTGEKPFTCLVCQKSFTQRGSLRRHVMVHIREKPFNSSLHDTRPRGRSSSAHHVRIHTRSSTQLRNHQHVGLQSAKLHQSQQIKTEAGGKSEPVNAGGEVRPVLRDSSEAETDDSDNWTETKGQSGVKKPFSCSKCGKRFGLKGNLNRHMRTHTGEKRFNCSVCTKSFAQGGTLQRHMTVHTGEKRYNCSVCNERFAWRQQADRHKCPGRYGGEDSGGPEPAGNSDPDPDLQPDSLRCGPDEKPFSCSECNKRFARKAHLQEHMRTHTREKPFRCSICTKSFTQSGSLRLHMRSHTGEKPFSCSVCGKRFHRKENLVQHDRTHTGEKPFSCSVCKKSFTQRGNLLTHMRTHTRGDGFSCSVCGQMFARLFQLRNHQCDGRHLSQLRETASD; translated from the coding sequence aggtccagcagcagctgttggtggttaaagaagaggttccccctgagcagcaggagtggagctccagtgtggaccaggaggacccagagcccccacacattaaagaggaagaggaggaactgtggagcagtcaggagggagagcagcttcaagggctggaggaggctgatatcaccaagttcacattcactcctgtccctgtgaagagtgaagatgatgaagagacaCCTCAGTCTGAGGGACACCACTGTggaggaccaggaccaggaccagtGGCTGACGACAAGACCAGAGACTGTTCCGAAGCTGAGACTGACAACAGTGATGATTGGACAGAGACCAAGGAACCGTCAGGTTTAAAGAAACCATTTACCTGCTCCAGGTGCGGGAAAAAAATTAGCACTAAGGCTCATCTGAGGGAACACATTAGgactcatacaggagagaaaccgttcAGCTGCACTGaatgtgggaaaagatttggcaCAACAATAGATCTGAAGGGACACATGAGGACGCACGCCGGAGAGAAACCGTTCAGCTGCTCTGTCTGTAAGAAGTCTTTCGCACAGGGCGGAGGTTTACAGCTGCACATGAAAATccacactggagagaaaccattcagcTGTTCagtgtgtgggaaaagatttatCCAGAAGGTGCAGCTGACGCAACACATGACCATCCACAGTGGAGAGAAACCATTCGGCTGCGACGTTTGTCACAGAAGATTTGCCACTCGTCAGCTGGTGACACAACACAGATGTGTTGGCAGTCAGTCCTCGCAACGAACTCCAACTGAATACGTAAATACAGAAGCTGATGGAGAGAACTGTGGAGGACAAGGTCCAGTCAGGAATTCAGATCCAGATCCACATTCACAAGACAAGATCGGAGACTCTTCTGAAGCTGAGACTGACGACAGTGACGATTGGACGGAAACCAGAGAACCTCAGTCAGGGTTCACATATCAGAGATATAAAAAAGTCTTTGATAACAAGACTGGAAATAACCTTGGTAATTTTTATAAACATGCTCAGAACCACGTGAAAACTGAGGATGTCTTTGAGACTGAAACAGGAAGTAATAATACAGAGGAGAAACCTTTCAGTTACACTGAAAACTCAGATTCTCACCTGATGTGCGACACAGGAGTGAAACCGTTCCATTGCTCAGTGTGTAGCGTCGGTTTCAGCGACAGTGAGGCGTTAGTCCAGCACATGCGGGTCCACACTAGACAGACTCAGTTCAGATGCCAAATCTGTGGTCAAGAATTCGCTTGGAGGCGTTACCTGACTAAACACATGGAGGTCCACAAAATCTACAGCTGCAGAGTCTGCGACAAAAAGTTCACCTGGTACTATCAGCTGAAAGACCACCAGTGTGTCGGCCACCAGTCTGACACTGACAGAGAGGACTGTGGCGGACCAGGACCAGCCAGGAACTCAGATCCAGGTCCAGATTTACAACCAGGCACCGATGATAGTGTTGATAGTGACTTTTGGAAGGAGACCAGAGAACGTCCCTCTGGTTCAGACTCCTTTAAAAAATGCGAGAGATGTAAAACTGACGTGAAACCGTTCAGCTGCTCCGAGTGCATGAAAACGTTTGGCTCCAGTGGAGAACTTAAGATCCACATGAGGACTCACACCGGAGAGAAACCGTTCACCTGCTTGGTTTGTCAGAAATCTTTTACGCAGAGAGGAAGTTTGCGGAGACACGTGATGGTTCACATCAGGGAGAAACCGTTTAATAGCTCACTGCATGACACAAGACCCCGCGGCAGGTCCAGCTCAGCCCATCATGTGAGAATCCACACAAGGTCATCAACGCAGCTCAGGAACCATCAGCATGTCGGTCTTCAGTCTGCAAAGCTTCATCAGAGtcaacagataaaaacagaagcTGGTGGAAAATCAGAACCAGTGAATGCAGGAGGAGAAGTACGACCAGTGCTCAGAGACTCTTCTGAAGCtgagactgatgacagtgaTAATTGGACGGAGACCAAGGGTCAGTCAGGTGTAAAGAAACCGTTCAGCTGCTCCAAGTGCGGGAAAAGATTTGGCCTCAAAGGTAACCTGAACCGACACATGCGgactcacacaggagagaaacgtTTTAACTGCTCAGTGTGTACGAAATCTTTCGCTCAGGGTGGAACGTTACAGAGACACATGACGGTTCACACCGGAGAGAAACGATACAACTGCAGCGTCTGTAATGAAAGATTTGCCTGGCGTCAACAAGCCGACAGACATAAATGTCCCGGCCGTTATGGCGGAGAGGACAGTGGAGGACCAGAACCAGCTGGGAACTCTGATCCAGATCCAGATTTACAACCAGACTCTTTGAGATGTGGTCCTGATGAGAAACCATTCAGCTGCTCCGAGTGCAACAAAAGATTTGCCCGAAAGGCCCATCTTCAGGAACACATGAGAACCCACACGAGAGAGAAACCGTTCAGGTGCTCCATATGTACGAAGTCTTTCACCCAGAGCGGGAGTCTACGGCTTCACATGAGGAGccacactggagagaaaccattcagcTGCTCAGTATGTGGGAAAAGATTCCATCGCAAGGAGAACTTAGTCCAGCACGACAGAACACACACCGGAGAGAAACCGTTCAGCTGCTCCGTCTGCAAGAAGTCTTTCACTCAGAGAGGAAACTTACTGACACACATGAGGACGCATACGAGAGGGGACGGATTTAGCTGCAGCGTCTGCGGACAAATGTTCGCTCGGCTGTTTCAGCTCAGGAACCATCAGTGTGACGGACGTCATCTGTCGCAGCTTCGTGAAACTGCATCAGACTGA